Below is a window of Anas platyrhynchos isolate ZD024472 breed Pekin duck chromosome 21, IASCAAS_PekinDuck_T2T, whole genome shotgun sequence DNA.
GCTGGCCGGGTTAGACTTCCCCAGGAGGAGAAAGCTGCAAGCCTGGGTGCACGGAGCGTGCCTGAGGAGCTGCGTGAGGGCTGGGGATGTCTCTGCGCTAGAAATGCTCACGGTTACGGGGGTGGTGGCAGGGAGCAAAGCCTCCCCCTGGCCGTGCTGCCGGTCTCTGtcacctgctgcctgcctggtgCCTGTTCCCCATCCCTCCGGTGCCGGTACAGCCGAGATCCTAACCCAGCCCCGTGGTACAAGGATGCTCTCGGGGCTTTTCCGCACGAGCAAAGCCCAGGTGGGCATCAAAACCCTGAGCAGAAAAAGGGGCAGGGATGGAGGGGCCCTGCGGGGCACACAGGACACAGCTCGGGTGTGCTGAGGGTGGATGCAGGAACCCGGAGCCAGCAGGGGCACTTCTAGAGGTGGCTGAGATCGTGTGGACGGGACGTGGCCCCGGGACACGAGCCCGAGCAGAGATCCCCAACCTCGGGGTGCCCCCAGGTGCCGCAGTGTCACGCTCTAACCCCGCTGCTCTCCATCCTCCCTTTGCCTCTGCCCTTTGCGTGCTCCTTCTTTTCACTTTTGCCTTCAGCTCTGCGTTTTTTCCCCCCgttcccctgccccagccctgcccgtcTCTCCTCCCTCCCGCAGCAGGAGCATGGCAGAGCGCCGTGGGGACCTTGGTGGCAGTGCGGGGACAAGGTAGGTTCGCagcggtgctggggggctgcagcttctTCCCTGCTTCCAGACAGGTGTGGGGCGAATTCCCCGGGCTGCTCAGGGGATGCCAGCGAGGATCCCAGCAGCAGCGCTGCCGTGCAGCCGACGGATGCAATTAGTGAGCTTCGTTTCCCCCGGTACCGCGGCTCGCGCTTACCTCGGTGGCTGGGGACTCCTCTCTCAGCCCCGTCTCGGTGGCAGGGAGGTGATAAGGGACACCCTGTGGGGTCTCGGCGGTGTGGGGCAGGGCAGCCCATCCCGTTGTGCCCCTCTCCGTGCCCGTGCCCACCTTGGGGGGCCgccagccccgtgcccaccGCTCTGCCGGGGCGAGTGGTGGCGGAGCCGGCGTGCGGTGGGCGCAGCCGAGGAATGCAGCTCGCTTGACACAGGATGGTGCAGataattcaaattaaaatttaatttagcGTGAATTAATACCGTGGCATTAACATTTCTTCATCAGTGCCAATTACAGTACATTAGCGGGCGCTGCCGGAGAATACAATAGTCTCTGACATGCGTCATTAACGTGATACAGATCCCTCTGGGTCATGCCTTTCCACCCCAGATAAAAGCAGCCACGGAGGCAGGAGGGTGCTTGCTGCCAACGCGCCCCTTTGGGTTCAGCTCTCCCTCCCAGGGCCATTGAGGGCCCAAAGTCACCACcgttcccagctgctgccactgctgccaACCACCAGCCCCTCCAGCATCTCCGGGGGGTTCAGGGGTGGCACCGGGCCCCTCTCCGAGCCATGGCACGGAGcacccagccctcctggccacatCCCCGGAGGTGAGACACCCCAGCAGGGCTCTCGGTAGGCTGGTGGATGGCAATCACGGCTGGCAGGTAGGCTCCATCCCCAAATcagctttttcccctccctccctccctcgcGTTGTACTCCCCACGCAGAAGCAGCGTGGGTTGGAGCAGCGGGGTGAGGCCGTACTGCCAGAGGACAACCCAGCTCCCAATTCTGCCCacggctcccccagccccttctgctGGCGGCTCCGCGGCTGGGCGTTGTTCATCCCCAAGGCCAAGGGGAGCGGCGCTGATTCATCCCCTCCACGCCGCGCAAACGCACGCTCGCGGTGTTGCAGAGCAATGTGACGCTAAAAGGAAAAGGGACCGTCCTCACAGACAACGCACGAGAGGTGATGGGGGGCTCGGGGTGGGACTCGGGTCCTCGAGGCTTGTGCAAAgggccaggctgcaggcagtgcagcGTCCCGGCGTCCTGCGGTGTCCCCATGGGTCACTCCTGTCCCCCCtggtgcccaggagcagctcccagaGGTGAGTGGTGAGGGCACACGTCCCCAGGAGCGGGTGGAAGCAGCAGGTGGCTCGCTCCATACTATGGGGTGACCAGGGGCTCCGGGCACGGTGGGGTGAGGGTTTTGGGTGCTGGCCACGGGGAGGTGACGGTCCCTGTGCTGTCTCGtcctccccaggcagcagctgcggGGCAGGATGGCACGGAGGGCGCTGGTGCTGGTGCTCTGCCTCTTCCTGGCTGCGGCAGCCTCCGCCGACTGCGTGACCCAGTGCTCCCTGTGCGCCGGCCAGGGACGGGGCAGCGAGAGCAGCGTGCGGCCCCTGGTGAGTGCTGGTCCCGAGCAGCCCCCCGAATTTAGCAGGGAGGGAAAATACCAAGGGTCGGGGGGTTGCTGGACACGCTCAGGGACGTCGCACGGTGATGGTGCGTGGTCAAGCTGGGGGCTCGTATGGGTGGTTGcaggcacccaagggtgctgggggtgcacaagctTTGGCCCCGAGCGCTGGGTGATGCCAGCGGGCGCCGTGTCTTGCAGATGTGCCTGCGGGAGTGCCAGGGCTCCTCGCCGCCTGGTGCCGAGTGGGAGACCTGCAGGAAGGCGCTGGCGCTGCTGGCCCCGCTGGTGGCCCTGGCCGAAGGGACAGACCCGTCCCCTGCGGAGGCAGAGGACGAGGCAGAGCCGGAGCAGGAGCtcagccccggggagctgccgcTGGCACCGGCCAAGCGCTACGGGGGCTTCATGAAGAAGCTGGCCAAGGGGaagctgctggccctgctgcgcGAGAACGCCCACAGCAAGGGCGGCCTCAGCAAGAAGTTCGGGGGCTTCAGCCGCAAACCGGGGGAGCGGGCGGCCCCCGAGGACTACCCGGGGCCGGGGGACGTGGGCAGCGAGGAGTCCGCAGGGCCGGGGGCcgaggggcaggagctggcgGAGCTGCACAAGCGCTACGGCGGCTTCATGCGCCGGATCCGGCCCAAGCTGAAGTGGGACAATCAGAAGCGCTACGGGGGCTTCCTGCGGCGGCAGTTCAAGGTGACCACGCGGTCGGACGAGGACCCCAGTGCCTACTCAGCGGAGGTCTTAGACCTATAGAGCCCAGCATGGGACAGGAGACCCCGCGGGGCCCCACGCCTACAGCCCAGATGATGCCATCACCCCCCAACCCCTGTCCCCTGCCCAGCCCGGCACGGCTGGCATCGTCCCCACCTCGTCCCCACCACGGGGCACGGGCTGGGatctgccacccccagccccagcccagtaCACCCGATGGAGGCGGCCCTGTCTCCGTCCCCATTTGTTCCTCTCCAGCTCCTCTGTCCTCTCCTCCAGGACCCCGTGCACCCAGGGGATGTTGTCACTCCTCCGGCTGCTGGTGGTGCAGCCCCCGTGCTCCCCATAACATGGGGGCAACCCCACTGGGGACGCATCCCCT
It encodes the following:
- the PDYN gene encoding proenkephalin-B isoform X2, which translates into the protein MARRALVLVLCLFLAAAASADCVTQCSLCAGQGRGSESSVRPLMCLRECQGSSPPGAEWETCRKALALLAPLVALAEGTDPSPAEAEDEAEPEQELSPGELPLAPAKRYGGFMKKLAKGKLLALLRENAHSKGGLSKKFGGFSRKPGERAAPEDYPGPGDVGSEESAGPGAEGQELAELHKRYGGFMRRIRPKLKWDNQKRYGGFLRRQFKVTTRSDEDPSAYSAEVLDL
- the PDYN gene encoding proenkephalin-B isoform X1 — its product is MAERRGDLGGSAGTRQQLRGRMARRALVLVLCLFLAAAASADCVTQCSLCAGQGRGSESSVRPLMCLRECQGSSPPGAEWETCRKALALLAPLVALAEGTDPSPAEAEDEAEPEQELSPGELPLAPAKRYGGFMKKLAKGKLLALLRENAHSKGGLSKKFGGFSRKPGERAAPEDYPGPGDVGSEESAGPGAEGQELAELHKRYGGFMRRIRPKLKWDNQKRYGGFLRRQFKVTTRSDEDPSAYSAEVLDL